The Anopheles ziemanni chromosome X unlocalized genomic scaffold, idAnoZiCoDA_A2_x.2 X_unloc_5, whole genome shotgun sequence genome window below encodes:
- the LOC131292361 gene encoding uncharacterized protein LOC131292361, protein MKCTVVGIFHQTSRTVTFVGVNDPLPRTDAAFREGAYELHYKVRSPLLDLQGFNIVEDVIVGDRLHLIDLGVMRKLLYGWAYGKWGAEKWSEGTYGVISDHLTRINLPSEIHRKFRTLDDLKHWKGSEYASFLHYGSVVILNEKISPVAYEHFMLLYCAVTLLSSSVYQCYWDEANEMLKKFVSDYKVVYGDGYVSSNIHNLLHVADEVQRLGPLHSLNAYPFENELQHMKKLLRNGRSNLEQFINRLSELDSFNIPKQLMSPANVFLKENQNNVNRRLNTPGIPGGGNGKNRRFTLYVRDFMLTKGNRDGWFRSTQNDIIQYWTATKPSPSARGLMTQVEDNLHATSPSGYGNRSLCGVLD, encoded by the exons ATGAAATGTACAGTAGTTGGAATCTTTCATCAAACATCTCGGACCGTCACTTTTGTTGGCGTGAACGATCCTTTACCCAG AACCGATGCTGCATTTCGCGAGGGGGCGTATGAGCTTCATTACAAAGTTCGTTCGCCCTTGTTGGATTTACAAGGATTCAACATAGTAGAAGACGTCATTGTTGGTGACCGTCTTCACCTCATAGATTTAGGAGTGATGAGAAAATTGTTGTATGGATGGGCGTATGGAAAGTGGGGTGCTGAAAAATGGTCGGAGGGAACCTATGGGGTTATTTCCGATCATCTGACTCGCATAAACTTGCCATCGGAAATCCATCGCAAATTTAGAACTTTGGATGATTTGAAGCATTGGAAGGGTTCTGAATATGCATCTTTTCTTCATTATGGTAGTGTTGTTATtctgaatgaaaaaataagtCCAGTTGCATATGAacactttatgcttctttATTGTGCGGTTACTCTTTTATCATCAAGCGTGTACCAGTGCTATTGGGATGAAGCTAATGAAATGTTAAAGAAGTTTGTTTCCGATTATAAAGTAGTATATGGGGATGGTTACGTAAGCAGTAACATACATAACTTGTTACATGTTGCTGATGAGGTTCAAAGACTCGGTCCGTTGCATTCTTTAAATGCATACCCATTTGAAAATGAGCTGCAGCACATGAAAAAACTTTTGAGAAATGGACGATCAAACCTGGAGCAATTTATTAATCGCCTTTCTGAACTGGATAGCTTCAACATCCCCAAACAGCTTATGAGCCCTGccaatgtatttttaaaagagAACCAAAACAATGTTAACCGCCGTTTAAACACGCCTGGAATTCCaggtggcgggaacgggaaaaa ccgtcgctttACGTTGTATGTGAGAGATTTTATGTTGACTAAAGGTAATCGTGATGGTTGGTTTCGTAGCACACAAAATGATATTATTCAGTATTGGACAGCTACAAAACCATCACCTTCG